The Thiothrix subterranea genome has a segment encoding these proteins:
- a CDS encoding ribonucleoside-diphosphate reductase subunit alpha, translating into MQAAINLEMTPKCKVIRRNGQVTDFDGSKIQVAMTKAFLDVEGSNASGSARIHDTVRKLTAQVVDALLRRTPDGGMVHIEDIQDQVELALMRAGEHKVARSYVLYRAERARLRAEKDAKSKKKGKKSENVIHVKSVSGDLKPLDEERLRKIIAEAVEGLEGVSAEQVMTATMRNLYDGISEKEVATALIISTRVMIDREPNYSQAAARMLMDSLRREALSFLEGQHTEATQHEMVELYAEVLKKTIQIGVKVERLADDLGRYDLAKLGAAIKPERDLQFTYLGLQTLYDRYFLHHDGVRFELPQVFFMRVAMGLAINEVEREDRAIEFYNLLSSFDFMSSTPTLFNSGTLRPQLSSCYLTTVPDHLEGIYDAIKDNALLSKYAGGLGNDWSRVRGMGAHIKGTNGKSQGVVPFLKVANDTAVAVNQCFAPDTQLHTADGIKAIRDVKAGDLVLGISGTYREVKRAMVYNQHDAMVALDVKHSIEPVKVTAGHPFYALRGVPLEQANDRAVNWLAKGKVKPEWVEAAQLQKGDYVAQVIPTETVMVDGFDADDARLYGILLGDGHLSKDGMQWGISGNPQNDSHLDFVREYLAERGIHSWENGRGETYTQIHWASGRGVVRNATNGRIVGAGAATLPFSYDDIYNAPGEKRISRQFSHLPRPQTLALIQGLLETDGGVSRGKEIYFTNTSRQLAEGLRYQCLRLGVPTAGQYRERDNAHTGTRSDGTQIEFNGITKAFDIRIPAVPEIAALVACQPIDKRNWLTYNGCVFSRVRSVETVPTLPFVFDLIVEGDESYMTTAALAHNGGKRKGAVCAYLETWHIDIEDFLELRKNTGDERRRTHDMNTANWIPDLFMKRVAAEAEWTLFSPDDAPDLHDLTGKAFEARYAEYEAKAARGEMKLFRKLPALQLWRKMLGMIFETGHPWITFKDPCNVRYTNQHMGVVHSSNLCTEITLHTNDSEIAVCNLGSVNLTAHVNDGKLDVAKLERTVTTAMRMLDNVIDYNYYSVPQARKSNLRHRPVGMGIMGFQDALYKMNLAYATTEAVEFADQSMEAVSYFAIRASSNLAAERGKYPSYNGSLWSKGILPIDSLELLGEERGEYFVVDHTQTLDWDALRNQVKAQGMRNSNVMAIAPTATISNICGVSQSIEPTYQNLFVKSNLSGEFTVINPYLVQDLKALGMWDEVMINDLKYFDGSLQPLDRVPDALKAKYATAFEIDARWLVEAASRRQKWIDQGQSLNLYMKEPNGTKLDNLYKLAWVRGLKTTYYLRTLGATGAEKTSSDDSSAANSVAGIKRAANLVSVGSEAPKACSLLDPECEACQ; encoded by the coding sequence ATGCAAGCCGCCATTAACCTTGAAATGACCCCTAAATGCAAAGTTATCCGCCGCAATGGTCAGGTGACGGACTTCGACGGCAGCAAAATTCAGGTGGCAATGACCAAAGCCTTTTTGGATGTGGAAGGCAGCAATGCGTCAGGTTCGGCACGCATTCACGACACCGTGCGTAAGTTGACCGCGCAAGTGGTTGATGCTTTGTTGCGCCGCACCCCCGATGGCGGCATGGTGCATATCGAAGACATTCAAGATCAAGTGGAGTTGGCGTTAATGCGAGCAGGTGAACACAAAGTGGCGCGGAGTTACGTGCTGTATCGCGCGGAACGGGCGCGGTTGCGTGCTGAAAAAGATGCCAAGAGCAAGAAAAAAGGCAAAAAATCCGAAAACGTGATCCACGTAAAATCCGTATCCGGCGATTTGAAACCGTTGGATGAAGAGCGGTTACGCAAAATTATCGCGGAAGCCGTCGAGGGTTTGGAGGGAGTCAGTGCTGAACAGGTAATGACTGCCACCATGCGCAATTTGTATGACGGCATTTCTGAAAAAGAAGTTGCCACCGCGTTGATTATCAGTACCCGCGTCATGATTGACCGCGAACCCAACTATTCGCAAGCCGCTGCACGGATGTTGATGGATAGTTTGCGCCGCGAAGCCTTGAGTTTCCTTGAAGGCCAACACACCGAAGCCACCCAGCACGAAATGGTTGAGCTTTATGCGGAAGTCTTGAAAAAAACCATTCAGATCGGGGTCAAGGTCGAGCGTTTGGCGGATGATTTAGGGCGTTACGATCTGGCGAAACTGGGCGCGGCGATTAAGCCAGAACGCGATTTGCAGTTCACTTACCTCGGTTTGCAAACGCTGTATGACCGCTATTTCCTGCATCATGACGGGGTGCGTTTTGAATTGCCGCAGGTGTTTTTCATGCGCGTGGCAATGGGCTTGGCCATTAACGAAGTCGAGCGTGAAGACCGTGCGATTGAGTTTTACAACTTGCTGTCCAGCTTTGATTTCATGAGCAGCACGCCGACGCTGTTTAATTCTGGAACATTGCGTCCGCAGTTGTCGTCTTGCTACCTGACTACCGTGCCTGACCATTTGGAAGGGATTTACGATGCGATTAAAGACAATGCCTTGCTGTCGAAATACGCCGGTGGCTTGGGTAACGACTGGTCACGGGTGCGCGGCATGGGGGCGCATATCAAAGGCACGAATGGCAAATCGCAAGGTGTTGTGCCGTTTTTGAAGGTGGCGAATGATACGGCGGTTGCGGTGAATCAGTGTTTCGCGCCGGATACGCAGCTTCACACCGCCGATGGCATTAAAGCCATTCGTGACGTGAAAGCGGGCGATTTGGTGCTGGGTATCAGCGGCACTTACCGCGAAGTCAAACGCGCGATGGTTTACAACCAGCACGATGCAATGGTAGCTCTGGATGTGAAGCATTCGATTGAACCCGTGAAAGTGACCGCAGGACATCCGTTCTACGCGCTGCGGGGTGTGCCGTTGGAGCAGGCGAACGACCGTGCTGTTAATTGGTTGGCAAAAGGCAAAGTGAAGCCGGAATGGGTCGAAGCAGCGCAGTTGCAAAAAGGTGATTATGTTGCACAAGTCATCCCGACCGAAACGGTGATGGTGGATGGTTTTGATGCTGACGATGCGCGGCTGTACGGTATTTTGCTGGGTGATGGGCATTTGTCAAAAGACGGGATGCAATGGGGCATTTCAGGCAATCCACAAAATGACTCGCATCTTGATTTCGTGCGGGAGTATTTGGCTGAACGTGGTATCCATAGTTGGGAAAATGGGCGTGGCGAAACCTATACGCAAATTCATTGGGCAAGCGGTCGTGGTGTTGTGCGCAATGCCACTAACGGGCGCATTGTCGGAGCAGGTGCTGCAACGTTGCCGTTCAGCTATGACGATATTTACAACGCGCCAGGTGAAAAGCGGATTTCACGCCAATTCAGTCATTTACCCCGTCCACAAACCTTAGCATTGATTCAAGGTTTGCTGGAAACTGATGGCGGCGTGAGTCGCGGCAAGGAAATTTACTTCACCAATACCTCGCGTCAACTGGCGGAAGGTTTGCGTTATCAGTGCTTGCGTTTGGGAGTACCGACGGCTGGGCAATACCGTGAACGTGACAATGCCCATACAGGGACACGTTCTGACGGTACACAAATCGAATTTAACGGTATTACTAAAGCGTTTGATATTCGTATTCCTGCTGTGCCAGAAATCGCTGCACTGGTTGCTTGCCAGCCTATCGACAAGCGTAACTGGCTGACTTACAACGGTTGCGTCTTCAGCCGTGTACGGAGTGTGGAGACTGTTCCAACCCTGCCATTTGTGTTCGATTTGATTGTGGAAGGCGATGAGTCTTACATGACGACGGCGGCACTGGCGCACAATGGCGGCAAGCGGAAGGGCGCAGTCTGTGCCTATCTCGAAACTTGGCATATCGACATCGAAGACTTCCTCGAACTGCGCAAAAACACGGGCGACGAACGTCGCCGTACCCACGATATGAATACCGCCAACTGGATTCCTGACCTGTTCATGAAGCGTGTGGCAGCAGAAGCGGAATGGACGCTGTTTTCCCCCGATGATGCGCCCGATTTGCACGATTTAACCGGCAAAGCGTTTGAAGCGCGTTATGCCGAATACGAGGCCAAAGCAGCACGCGGCGAAATGAAATTATTCCGAAAACTGCCTGCACTGCAATTGTGGCGCAAAATGTTGGGGATGATCTTTGAAACCGGGCATCCGTGGATTACCTTCAAAGACCCGTGCAATGTGCGCTATACCAATCAGCACATGGGTGTGGTGCATTCCAGCAATCTTTGTACTGAAATTACCTTGCACACCAATGACAGTGAAATTGCGGTATGCAATTTAGGATCGGTCAATCTGACCGCTCACGTCAACGACGGCAAGCTGGATGTAGCAAAACTGGAACGCACCGTGACCACCGCGATGCGGATGCTGGATAACGTCATCGACTACAATTACTACAGTGTGCCGCAAGCGCGAAAATCCAACCTGCGCCACCGTCCGGTCGGCATGGGCATCATGGGTTTCCAAGACGCGCTGTACAAAATGAACCTCGCTTACGCCACGACCGAAGCGGTGGAGTTTGCCGATCAAAGTATGGAAGCGGTGTCGTATTTCGCGATTCGTGCGTCCAGCAACTTGGCGGCAGAACGCGGTAAATACCCAAGCTACAACGGTTCGTTGTGGAGCAAAGGCATCCTGCCCATCGACTCGCTGGAATTGTTGGGCGAAGAACGCGGTGAATACTTCGTGGTCGATCACACCCAAACGTTGGATTGGGATGCATTGCGCAATCAGGTCAAAGCGCAGGGAATGCGCAATTCCAATGTGATGGCGATTGCTCCGACGGCGACGATTTCCAACATTTGCGGCGTGTCGCAGTCCATCGAGCCGACTTACCAGAACCTGTTCGTCAAATCCAATTTGTCGGGCGAATTCACCGTCATCAACCCGTATCTGGTACAGGATTTGAAAGCACTCGGCATGTGGGATGAGGTGATGATCAACGACCTCAAATACTTCGACGGTTCGTTACAACCGCTGGATCGTGTGCCGGACGCGCTCAAAGCCAAATACGCTACCGCGTTTGAAATCGACGCACGTTGGTTGGTCGAAGCCGCCAGCCGCCGCCAGAAATGGATTGATCAGGGGCAATCACTCAACCTGTACATGAAAGAGCCGAATGGCACGAAGCTGGATAATCTCTATAAACTGGCGTGGGTGCGTGGGTTGAAGACCACGTATTACTTGCGCACTTTGGGGGCAACGGGCGCGGAAAAGACCAGCTCGGATGATTCTTCGGCTGCGAATAGCGTGGCGGGGATTAAGCGGGCGGCGAATTTGGTATCGGTGGGGTCGGAAGCACCGAAGGCGTGTTCGTTGCTTGATCCAGAGTGTGAGGCTTGTCAGTAA
- a CDS encoding HvfC family RiPP maturation protein: MNATEAYQRAFAAHLRDPAANPPPAGVDAARAGVYVELLFNNVEDFLSNCFPVIRSILDDDAWNALVRQFYAEHACTTPYFREIPAEFVQWLTSTSLSERPPFLLELAHYEWVEIPLTLADATIDWQHIDPDGDLLDGTPVLNPVMLLQSYQYPVHRISAAYQPHTPEPTHLLLIRNRENKIDFIELNAITAKLVKHLQEGENARKALTRIAVEIQHQNIEQLLAFGLTLLHQFQQQHVLLGVANLSTP, translated from the coding sequence ATGAATGCTACTGAAGCCTACCAACGTGCCTTTGCCGCCCATTTGCGCGACCCTGCCGCGAATCCGCCGCCTGCCGGTGTTGACGCGGCACGAGCGGGTGTTTACGTGGAATTGCTGTTTAATAATGTGGAAGATTTCCTCAGCAACTGCTTTCCGGTGATTCGCAGCATTCTGGATGATGACGCATGGAATGCGCTGGTACGCCAATTTTACGCCGAACACGCTTGCACCACGCCGTATTTCCGCGAAATCCCCGCCGAATTTGTGCAATGGCTCACGTCGACTTCGCTCAGTGAACGTCCGCCGTTTTTACTAGAACTCGCGCATTACGAATGGGTGGAAATCCCACTGACACTCGCTGACGCGACTATCGACTGGCAGCACATCGACCCGGACGGTGATTTATTGGATGGCACACCGGTATTGAATCCGGTCATGTTGTTGCAAAGCTATCAATACCCCGTCCACCGCATTAGCGCGGCTTACCAACCGCACACCCCTGAACCCACCCATTTATTATTAATACGAAATAGAGAAAATAAAATTGATTTTATAGAACTTAATGCCATTACTGCTAAACTGGTAAAACACTTACAAGAGGGGGAAAATGCCAGAAAAGCTCTCACTCGGATTGCTGTGGAAATTCAACACCAAAACATTGAGCAACTATTAGCGTTCGGATTAACCCTGTTACACCAGTTTCAACAACAACACGTATTATTGGGTGTGGCGAATCTCTCGACGCCATAA
- a CDS encoding DNA cytosine methyltransferase gives MKTLELFSGAGGLAKGLELAGFHHVKLVEFNKHACATLQANFGAEKVFVGDIRDFSYDGLKGVDIVAGGPPCQPFSLGGKHQADQDHRDMFPYAINAIRELQPKAFIFENVKGLLRSSFADYFEYIVLRLTFPDYKPKFGLDWQLHLQLLRKLKYETHQGLKYKVAYQLVNAADYGVPQSRERVFMVGIRDDLEVEWVFPAPTHSDSRLLWDKFVTGEYWEKYGLAHEQREQPNAAIQKQVNALKTRYGLFPPVLKPWQTVRDALGHLPDPRSDHAIPDHIFRDGARVYPGHTGSDHDLPAKTLKAGGHGVPGGENMLRYRDGSVRYFTVHEAKLLQTFPADFYIEGAWGEAMRQIGNAVPVHLSQTLGKALRTTLQQAKPAFEQTMPLAFAVGA, from the coding sequence ATGAAAACGCTGGAACTGTTCTCCGGTGCAGGCGGATTGGCAAAAGGATTGGAGCTTGCTGGTTTTCATCACGTCAAATTGGTGGAATTCAATAAACACGCTTGCGCCACCCTGCAAGCTAATTTCGGTGCGGAAAAAGTCTTCGTAGGGGATATTCGTGATTTCAGCTACGACGGCTTGAAGGGTGTGGACATCGTAGCAGGTGGCCCGCCCTGTCAGCCGTTTTCCTTGGGTGGCAAGCATCAGGCGGATCAGGATCATCGCGATATGTTCCCCTATGCCATCAACGCCATTCGCGAGCTGCAACCCAAAGCGTTCATTTTTGAAAACGTAAAAGGCTTATTGCGCTCATCCTTCGCTGATTACTTTGAATACATTGTGCTACGCCTGACCTTTCCCGACTATAAACCCAAATTCGGATTGGATTGGCAGTTACACCTGCAATTACTCAGAAAGCTCAAGTACGAAACCCATCAAGGGCTGAAATACAAGGTGGCTTATCAGCTTGTCAATGCGGCGGATTACGGTGTGCCGCAAAGCCGTGAACGGGTGTTCATGGTCGGTATCCGTGATGATCTGGAGGTGGAATGGGTATTTCCTGCTCCAACACATTCCGATAGTCGCTTGTTGTGGGACAAATTTGTGACAGGCGAATACTGGGAAAAATACGGTTTGGCGCATGAGCAGCGTGAACAGCCGAATGCAGCAATCCAAAAGCAAGTAAATGCGCTCAAAACCCGTTATGGTTTGTTCCCGCCTGTGCTGAAACCTTGGCAAACCGTGCGTGATGCGTTGGGACATTTGCCAGACCCGCGCTCTGATCATGCTATTCCTGATCACATTTTCCGTGATGGCGCACGGGTGTATCCGGGGCATACTGGCAGTGATCATGACTTGCCTGCCAAAACCTTGAAAGCGGGTGGGCATGGCGTACCGGGTGGCGAAAATATGCTGCGTTACCGTGATGGCTCGGTGCGCTATTTCACTGTGCATGAAGCCAAGTTGCTGCAAACCTTCCCGGCAGATTTTTATATCGAAGGCGCGTGGGGCGAAGCAATGCGGCAGATCGGGAATGCCGTGCCAGTGCATTTGTCCCAAACACTCGGTAAGGCTTTGCGCACAACATTGCAGCAAGCCAAACCAGCGTTTGAACAAACAATGCCGTTGGCTTTTGCGGTAGGTGCATGA
- a CDS encoding HvfB family MNIO-type RiPP peptide maturase, producing MQRSALHGAGLGFRRDHLVALEQQVPDCIDFFEIAPENWIGTDPVSAKRLQAFTERYPFVCHGLSLSLGGLTPLNTELLTELKQFMQLHRIPLYTEHLSWCSDHGQLYDLLPIPFTEAAIQHTVARIRQTQDVLGQQIGIENASFYLQAPINEMDEATFINAVLTEADCLLHLDVNNVYVNSVNHAYDPYEFLRKLPKERVVYLHMAGHYQQEENLLIDTHGAPVIDPVWALLDFTYQQFGVFPTLLERDYHIPPLEELLPEVQHIASLQRKHAA from the coding sequence ATGCAGCGCTCTGCCTTACACGGAGCAGGCTTAGGTTTCCGGCGTGACCATCTGGTTGCGCTGGAACAACAAGTCCCCGACTGCATTGATTTCTTTGAAATCGCCCCCGAAAACTGGATCGGCACTGACCCGGTTAGCGCCAAACGCTTGCAAGCTTTCACCGAACGTTACCCGTTTGTATGCCACGGGCTTTCCTTATCATTAGGCGGTTTAACCCCGCTCAACACCGAATTGCTCACTGAACTCAAGCAATTCATGCAGCTACATCGTATCCCGCTGTATACCGAGCATTTATCCTGGTGTTCCGATCACGGGCAGTTGTACGACTTGCTACCGATTCCGTTTACCGAAGCAGCGATTCAGCACACGGTTGCCCGCATTCGCCAAACCCAAGACGTATTGGGGCAGCAAATCGGCATTGAAAACGCTTCGTTCTACCTGCAAGCCCCCATCAATGAGATGGATGAAGCCACCTTCATCAACGCAGTGTTGACCGAAGCCGATTGCCTGTTGCATCTGGATGTGAATAACGTCTACGTTAACAGCGTCAACCACGCTTACGACCCTTACGAATTTTTGCGCAAACTGCCCAAAGAACGGGTGGTGTATCTGCACATGGCGGGGCATTACCAACAAGAAGAAAATCTGCTGATCGACACGCATGGCGCTCCAGTCATCGACCCGGTGTGGGCATTGCTGGATTTCACCTACCAGCAATTTGGCGTATTCCCGACCTTGTTAGAACGCGATTACCACATCCCGCCCTTGGAAGAATTGCTCCCGGAAGTGCAGCACATTGCCAGCCTGCAACGGAAACACGCCGCATGA
- the lexA gene encoding transcriptional repressor LexA yields the protein MLTRRQQQIWDIIQSLYARNGYTPTLDEIAQAGGISTRSTVHQHVQALIREGRLHTTAGKRAYRLPETTVARHPQMPLRLGLPLAGRIAAGKPIEAIAGKDEINPSDLFGGNGRYVLEVRGESMIDIGIMDGDFVVIQQQDNARDGDIVVALVEREEATLKRLYRLPDGHIELRPENSQMQPMLYPAESVQVQGKMVGLFRSY from the coding sequence ATGCTCACACGCCGCCAACAACAAATTTGGGACATTATTCAGTCCCTGTACGCTCGCAATGGCTATACGCCGACCTTGGATGAAATCGCCCAAGCAGGCGGAATTTCCACCCGCAGCACCGTTCACCAACACGTGCAAGCACTGATTCGGGAAGGCCGCTTGCACACCACAGCCGGTAAACGCGCCTATCGGTTGCCAGAAACGACTGTGGCGCGTCACCCGCAAATGCCATTACGCCTTGGCCTCCCGCTCGCCGGACGCATCGCTGCCGGTAAACCGATCGAGGCGATTGCAGGCAAAGATGAAATCAACCCCAGCGATTTGTTTGGTGGCAATGGGCGTTACGTGCTGGAAGTGCGTGGCGAGTCGATGATCGACATCGGCATTATGGATGGGGATTTCGTCGTCATCCAACAACAAGACAACGCTCGCGATGGCGACATTGTGGTGGCCTTGGTGGAGCGCGAAGAAGCCACCCTCAAACGCCTATACCGCCTGCCCGACGGACATATCGAATTACGCCCAGAAAACAGTCAAATGCAACCGATGCTCTACCCCGCCGAAAGCGTACAGGTACAGGGTAAAATGGTCGGTTTGTTCCGCAGTTATTAA
- a CDS encoding AraC family transcriptional regulator has product MQTLSTLLIGFSIFSIPLLAFTHFRHEHYQGQAAAQAMGIIVLIALLGLQLTHFTGLQTGADSIHSPYYQVLLFSVAPTFYLFSKPLLQATTEKLPRDLLHLLPILIAPFLPFQVAVTVAFVLGAGYCVWLARRVYAALHQQRRRFQPVGMILSAAFAIALSVLPLGIGITLLPENVFFTVHASAIGLVLLLIHAALSIAPRLTTEIAEVARETHTVSTLADVDCETMLAEVEGLMQEKELFRQPDLAITALAERLGLSSQQLAELLQTRLGKGFSRYVREFRVEAAEDMLLEEPDTTLQAVGLSVGFASEIQFTEAFREISGMTPGQFRKINLHG; this is encoded by the coding sequence ATGCAGACACTCAGCACCTTACTCATTGGTTTTTCCATCTTCAGCATTCCGCTGCTTGCATTCACGCATTTCCGGCACGAACATTACCAAGGGCAAGCCGCCGCACAAGCCATGGGCATTATCGTGCTGATTGCGTTGCTGGGTTTGCAATTAACGCATTTTACCGGGTTACAAACGGGGGCAGACAGTATTCACAGCCCTTACTACCAAGTCTTATTGTTTAGCGTTGCCCCCACTTTTTATTTGTTCAGTAAGCCACTGTTGCAAGCCACTACTGAAAAGTTACCGCGCGACTTGCTGCATTTATTACCGATTTTGATTGCCCCGTTTCTGCCCTTTCAGGTCGCGGTAACAGTGGCCTTTGTCTTAGGGGCTGGGTATTGTGTGTGGTTAGCCCGGCGCGTGTATGCAGCATTGCATCAGCAACGCCGTCGCTTTCAGCCAGTAGGGATGATTTTGAGTGCCGCATTCGCTATCGCTTTATCTGTCCTGCCACTGGGAATCGGCATTACTTTGCTTCCAGAAAACGTCTTTTTCACGGTACACGCCAGTGCCATTGGGTTAGTGCTGTTATTGATCCATGCCGCGCTCAGCATTGCCCCGCGCTTGACCACGGAAATCGCCGAAGTTGCCCGCGAAACCCACACCGTTTCCACCCTAGCGGATGTGGACTGCGAAACAATGTTGGCGGAAGTCGAAGGCTTAATGCAGGAAAAAGAACTGTTCCGCCAACCCGATTTAGCCATCACTGCGTTGGCAGAACGCCTCGGACTTTCCAGCCAACAATTGGCGGAATTACTGCAAACCCGTCTTGGCAAAGGCTTCTCACGCTATGTGCGCGAATTCCGTGTCGAAGCCGCAGAAGACATGCTCTTAGAAGAACCCGACACCACCTTGCAAGCCGTGGGTTTAAGCGTCGGCTTTGCGTCAGAAATCCAATTTACCGAAGCCTTTCGTGAAATCAGCGGCATGACGCCGGGACAATTCCGCAAAATCAATCTTCACGGCTGA
- the dcm gene encoding DNA (cytosine-5-)-methyltransferase — protein MSVLFCNHETRPYTGIVLERIKHLPPGGKMGDLPPHLQHESFVRTGAKKTGGPNMRLLRLEHDKPALTVTAYIFNKFVHPTEDRYLTPREAATLQDFPVDYVFMGTQGQIHQQIGNAVPVKLGKAIAGEVANYFVKQGQTGQINIASYFCGAGGLDLGFEQASHALVQFKTCFSTDIEEPVEKTICKNRPEWNFQRADIRELEPEQVRLSIGSNPDVIIGGPPCQPFSVAGKQKATHDPLGILYRDYIRHIAYLKPRMVVMENVYGLAQVKSANMIEEIYQSFADIGYDVTHSELMAADYGTPQKRRRLFFVAAQNLAGFHFPEPTHSEYANLLGLPRYVGAGEILATLPPASFKP, from the coding sequence ATGAGTGTTTTATTTTGCAATCACGAAACCAGACCCTACACTGGTATTGTACTTGAACGCATCAAGCACTTGCCACCCGGCGGAAAAATGGGTGATTTACCCCCGCATTTGCAACATGAAAGTTTTGTGCGCACGGGTGCAAAGAAAACAGGCGGCCCCAACATGCGCCTGCTGCGTTTGGAACACGACAAACCCGCATTGACAGTAACAGCGTACATTTTCAATAAGTTTGTCCACCCAACAGAAGATCGTTATTTGACCCCACGCGAAGCCGCCACCTTGCAGGATTTCCCAGTAGACTACGTTTTTATGGGAACACAAGGGCAAATCCATCAGCAAATCGGCAATGCTGTTCCGGTCAAATTGGGTAAAGCGATTGCAGGGGAAGTGGCTAATTACTTTGTGAAGCAAGGGCAAACGGGGCAGATTAACATCGCCTCCTATTTTTGCGGGGCAGGTGGTTTAGACTTGGGATTTGAACAGGCTAGTCATGCGCTTGTTCAATTTAAGACCTGCTTTTCGACGGATATAGAAGAGCCTGTAGAAAAAACAATTTGTAAAAACAGACCAGAATGGAATTTTCAGCGTGCCGACATTCGGGAGCTTGAACCGGAACAGGTGCGACTATCCATCGGCAGTAATCCCGATGTCATTATTGGCGGCCCACCTTGCCAGCCTTTTAGCGTCGCAGGCAAGCAGAAAGCGACCCATGACCCGTTAGGTATTTTATACCGCGATTACATCCGCCATATTGCCTACCTCAAACCTCGGATGGTGGTAATGGAAAATGTCTATGGTCTTGCGCAAGTCAAGAGTGCCAACATGATTGAAGAAATCTACCAATCATTTGCGGACATCGGTTACGACGTGACCCACAGCGAGTTGATGGCGGCTGATTACGGCACACCTCAAAAACGGCGAAGGCTATTTTTTGTGGCGGCGCAAAATTTGGCAGGTTTCCATTTTCCAGAGCCGACACACAGTGAATATGCCAATCTTTTAGGACTACCACGTTACGTGGGAGCGGGAGAAATACTCGCAACCTTACCACCTGCCAGCTTCAAACCTTAG
- a CDS encoding Eco29kI family restriction endonuclease produces the protein MKHLTFDRNEHLYTSTAFAELVKDAVRFFNGTPVHTLPPPETFGGTGVYAIYYTGQHPAYQKYAELNRLAYNFPIYVGKAVPKGWRQARLSDDVLNQSKELHTRLREHARSIGAASSLAVEDFMCRFVIFEGEASDMISTIEAALIKLNMPLWNTVVDGFGNHDPGKGRYEQAKSDWDVIHPGRAWAEKCKGVHSSAATIFARVNVHLNQLGSQS, from the coding sequence ATGAAACACTTAACTTTTGACCGCAACGAACACCTCTACACCAGTACCGCGTTCGCTGAACTGGTCAAAGATGCGGTCAGGTTTTTCAACGGAACTCCCGTGCACACACTCCCGCCTCCTGAAACCTTTGGGGGAACGGGCGTGTATGCCATCTATTACACCGGGCAGCATCCGGCGTATCAGAAATATGCAGAGTTGAATCGTCTTGCCTACAACTTCCCTATTTACGTGGGCAAAGCCGTTCCCAAAGGTTGGCGGCAGGCGCGATTGTCAGATGATGTGTTGAACCAGTCGAAGGAATTGCACACCCGCTTACGTGAACATGCCCGCAGTATCGGCGCGGCAAGCAGTCTGGCAGTTGAAGATTTCATGTGCCGTTTCGTCATCTTTGAAGGTGAAGCTTCGGATATGATTAGCACGATTGAAGCGGCACTGATCAAACTCAATATGCCGCTGTGGAATACGGTAGTGGATGGTTTCGGCAATCATGACCCCGGCAAAGGCCGTTACGAACAGGCTAAATCTGATTGGGATGTCATCCATCCGGGGCGTGCTTGGGCGGAAAAGTGCAAAGGGGTGCATTCCTCCGCAGCCACCATTTTTGCACGGGTTAATGTTCATCTGAATCAGTTGGGTAGCCAGTCATGA